Proteins encoded together in one Calditrichota bacterium window:
- the ccoN gene encoding cytochrome-c oxidase, cbb3-type subunit I — translation MAMETFRYDYDIVRKFTIVTLLWGVVGMLVGVIVAAQLAFWQLNFETSWLTFGRLRPLHTNAVIFAFAGNAIFAGVYYSTQRLLKARMFSDTLSRIHFWGWQIIIVLAAVTLPLGISTSKEYAELEWPIDILIALVWVVFAINFFGTIAKRRERHLYVGIWFYIATIITIAMLHIVNSLAVPATFLKSYSVFAGVQDALVQWWYGHNAVGFLLTTPFLGMMYYFLPKAANRPVYSYRLSIIHFWALVFLYIWAGPHHLHYTALPDWAQTLGAVFSIMLIAPSWGGMLNGLLTLRGAWNKVRQDPILKFFVLSVTFYGMSTFEGPMMSIKAINSLTHYTDYTVAHVHGGALGWVGFMVFGMFYYLIPKLWKTELYSKELATTHFWISTIGILLYIVPIWTAGIMQGLMWRAFDADGLLQYPNFVETTQRILPFYYTRVLGGVLYLTGILLMCYNVIRTVRGAEKVDEEVTAPSLAGLKPATYSSKTYWHHFIEGKPFSFAMFVTVLVTIGGIVEIGPLLMPKSYVPMHAAAAVPYTPLELAGRDIYVREGCYNCHSQMIRPLRDEVLRYGEYSKPGEFQYDHPFQWGSRRIGPDLARVGGKYPDHWHYLHFMDPRSTSPGSIMPPYSWLAESELKTSDIEAKMRAQVTLGTPYTTSDIEGAQESMRSQAEQIGARLAAEGITGMEDKEIVAVISYLQRLGKQPVQLLAGN, via the coding sequence ATGGCGATGGAAACCTTTCGCTATGACTACGATATCGTTCGCAAGTTTACCATAGTCACCCTGCTTTGGGGTGTCGTGGGTATGCTTGTGGGCGTGATCGTAGCGGCGCAGCTTGCCTTCTGGCAGCTGAACTTTGAAACGTCTTGGCTGACGTTCGGGCGACTTCGTCCGCTGCACACAAACGCGGTAATTTTCGCGTTTGCCGGCAATGCGATATTCGCGGGCGTGTATTACTCGACGCAACGGCTCTTGAAAGCGAGGATGTTCAGCGACACGCTGTCGCGAATACATTTCTGGGGCTGGCAGATCATCATTGTTTTAGCGGCTGTGACGCTGCCGTTGGGTATTTCGACTTCGAAAGAGTACGCGGAACTCGAGTGGCCGATTGACATATTGATCGCGCTGGTTTGGGTGGTGTTCGCGATCAACTTTTTCGGAACGATTGCCAAGCGCCGGGAGCGCCACTTGTACGTGGGCATCTGGTTTTACATCGCGACGATCATAACGATCGCGATGCTGCACATCGTGAACAGCTTGGCGGTTCCCGCGACGTTTTTGAAGAGCTACTCAGTGTTCGCGGGCGTTCAGGATGCGTTGGTGCAGTGGTGGTACGGGCATAATGCCGTAGGATTTCTGTTGACGACTCCGTTCTTGGGAATGATGTACTACTTCCTGCCCAAGGCTGCGAACCGTCCGGTCTACAGTTACCGGCTTTCGATTATTCACTTCTGGGCTCTGGTCTTTCTTTACATATGGGCTGGCCCGCACCACTTGCACTATACGGCTCTTCCGGACTGGGCACAAACACTGGGTGCGGTATTCAGCATCATGCTGATCGCGCCGTCGTGGGGCGGCATGTTGAACGGACTCCTGACTCTGCGCGGCGCGTGGAACAAGGTTCGTCAGGATCCGATTTTGAAGTTCTTCGTGCTCTCGGTGACGTTCTACGGAATGTCGACGTTCGAAGGCCCGATGATGTCGATCAAGGCCATCAATTCGCTGACGCACTACACGGACTATACGGTCGCGCACGTTCACGGCGGCGCGTTGGGCTGGGTCGGCTTCATGGTCTTTGGTATGTTCTATTATCTGATTCCGAAGCTGTGGAAGACGGAGCTTTATTCGAAGGAACTTGCGACGACGCACTTCTGGATATCGACGATCGGAATTTTGCTTTACATCGTTCCGATCTGGACGGCTGGCATTATGCAGGGTTTGATGTGGCGCGCGTTCGACGCGGACGGTTTGCTGCAGTATCCGAACTTTGTTGAGACGACACAGAGGATATTGCCGTTCTACTACACTCGCGTGTTGGGCGGCGTGCTCTATTTGACGGGTATTCTCTTGATGTGCTACAACGTAATTCGCACGGTGCGCGGCGCGGAGAAGGTGGACGAAGAAGTGACGGCGCCGTCCTTGGCGGGATTGAAGCCAGCAACGTATTCTTCGAAGACGTACTGGCACCATTTCATCGAAGGCAAGCCGTTTTCGTTTGCGATGTTCGTGACGGTGTTGGTGACGATTGGCGGAATTGTGGAAATCGGACCGTTGTTGATGCCGAAGAGTTATGTTCCGATGCATGCCGCGGCGGCTGTGCCTTATACGCCGCTCGAACTCGCGGGCCGCGATATTTACGTACGCGAGGGCTGCTACAATTGCCACTCGCAGATGATTCGCCCGCTGCGTGACGAAGTATTGCGGTACGGCGAATATTCGAAACCGGGTGAATTCCAGTACGACCATCCGTTCCAGTGGGGTTCTCGCCGTATCGGTCCGGACCTTGCGAGAGTAGGCGGAAAGTACCCGGATCACTGGCACTATTTGCACTTCATGGATCCGCGTTCGACGTCGCCGGGTTCGATTATGCCGCCCTATTCTTGGTTGGCAGAAAGCGAGCTGAAGACGTCGGACATCGAGGCGAAGATGCGCGCGCAAGTTACATTGGGAACTCCCTATACGACGAGCGACATTGAAGGTGCGCAAGAGTCGATGCGTTCGCAAGCCGAGCAAATCGGCGCGCGTCTTGCGGCGGAAGGCATCACGGGTATGGAAGACAAGGAAATCGTCGCAGTCATTTCTTACCTTCAGCGCCTCGGCAAGCAGCCGGTGCAACTGTTGGCAGGAAACTGA
- the ccoS gene encoding cbb3-type cytochrome oxidase assembly protein CcoS: MNIIYWLMGFAVLFILVFVGFYLWAVRGGQFDDLESPAHRILFDDNETTKDKDGK; the protein is encoded by the coding sequence ATGAATATCATTTATTGGCTGATGGGATTCGCGGTGCTGTTCATATTGGTCTTTGTAGGATTCTATTTGTGGGCAGTTCGCGGAGGGCAATTCGACGATTTGGAAAGCCCGGCACACCGGATTTTGTTTGACGACAACGAAACAACTAAAGATAAAGACGGGAAGTAG
- a CDS encoding heavy metal translocating P-type ATPase metal-binding domain-containing protein codes for MPVPPARQVESGDAFCCAGCEAVYAILHESDLDEYYAMRDRLGAEKTGPARVSGKAFDYFDDPEFLKRYAEPRSEGLLSVRFYLEGVHCAACSWLVEKVLLEREGAAYAQLDMGRNIVEIVFDPVHARLSKFARALDRFGYTPHPLVEDSVAQARKKETRSLLLRMGVAGAVAGNIMLLAAALYAGEFTGIDTDLANLFRWVSFGLALPAVLYSALPFYRGAISGLRAGMLHMDLPISLGILAAMSVSVAATVQSRGEVYFDTLSILIFLLLVGRMLLSRATARAADSAESLMEQAPRRVRRETNGKVEEIELAAADAGDALLFLPGDVVAVDGVALQGGWVTEAHLSGESDSVWKEIGATVYAGSQVVSVPLRLQATAVGAFTRLAQFSEMIRKAAASRAPIVKLHDKIAGYFVATVLTLAAVTAIIWWQIDPARVPWNVAALLVITCPCALGLATPVALSIAMGRAAKRGIYIKTSDALERASTVRHALLDKTGTLTSGKTELVASKFARDLTPCEQDKLMAQVAVLESYSTHPVGQALKRIESPDFDVSDVVVHAQGISGSVAGDRLAVGSRRFLRDMECLDGALSADCDGNVFVARNGKIVACLLVADPISKDAQHAVDALRKRKIAVELLSGDRAAEVARVAGALGIVSARGDVTPEDKLARVAELEASGTHTAMFGDGVNDAAALSRATVGVSAAEAADIARSAADVFVSRRGPIAFAELVSLSTNTMRTIRRNVVIAICYNAIGAGLAMAGLVSPLLAALLMPASSITVLTLAVRGSKP; via the coding sequence TTGCCTGTCCCTCCTGCCCGTCAAGTTGAGTCTGGAGATGCTTTTTGCTGTGCTGGCTGCGAGGCGGTATATGCGATTCTGCACGAGTCGGATCTGGATGAATATTACGCGATGCGCGACAGGCTCGGCGCGGAGAAGACCGGTCCGGCGCGGGTTTCGGGGAAGGCCTTCGACTATTTTGACGATCCGGAGTTCTTGAAACGTTACGCCGAGCCGCGCTCTGAAGGGTTGCTGTCGGTGAGGTTTTATCTGGAAGGCGTGCACTGCGCGGCTTGTTCGTGGCTGGTCGAGAAAGTTCTGTTGGAACGTGAAGGCGCGGCCTATGCGCAATTGGATATGGGCCGCAACATTGTCGAGATCGTCTTTGATCCTGTTCACGCGCGGCTTTCAAAGTTTGCGCGGGCATTGGATCGATTTGGATACACCCCCCATCCGCTTGTCGAGGATAGCGTCGCCCAGGCGCGAAAGAAGGAAACTCGGAGCTTGCTGTTGCGGATGGGAGTTGCCGGAGCTGTGGCGGGGAACATCATGCTTCTGGCGGCGGCCCTCTATGCAGGGGAATTCACCGGAATAGATACGGATTTGGCGAATCTTTTCCGCTGGGTAAGTTTTGGACTTGCCTTGCCGGCGGTGCTCTACTCTGCCCTGCCGTTTTACCGGGGCGCGATTTCGGGATTGCGCGCCGGAATGCTGCACATGGATTTGCCGATCAGTTTGGGAATTTTGGCGGCGATGTCCGTCAGTGTCGCGGCGACCGTTCAGTCACGCGGCGAAGTGTACTTTGACACTCTTTCGATACTAATCTTTTTGCTGTTGGTGGGCAGAATGCTGCTCAGTCGAGCGACGGCCCGCGCGGCGGACTCGGCGGAGTCGTTGATGGAGCAAGCGCCGCGTCGTGTGCGGCGCGAGACCAACGGCAAAGTTGAAGAGATTGAGCTTGCGGCGGCCGATGCAGGAGATGCTCTGCTGTTCTTGCCGGGCGACGTCGTGGCGGTGGATGGAGTGGCTCTGCAAGGCGGATGGGTGACGGAAGCTCATTTGAGCGGAGAATCCGACTCAGTGTGGAAAGAGATTGGCGCGACGGTCTATGCCGGATCGCAGGTTGTGTCGGTACCGCTGAGACTTCAGGCGACCGCGGTGGGAGCATTTACAAGACTTGCGCAGTTTTCGGAAATGATCCGCAAAGCTGCGGCGTCGCGGGCCCCGATCGTCAAATTGCATGACAAGATCGCCGGGTATTTTGTGGCGACTGTTCTGACGCTTGCTGCGGTCACGGCGATCATCTGGTGGCAGATTGATCCTGCGAGAGTTCCGTGGAACGTCGCGGCGCTGTTGGTGATTACGTGCCCTTGTGCTCTGGGGCTGGCAACTCCGGTTGCATTGTCGATTGCAATGGGCCGCGCGGCGAAGCGGGGGATCTACATCAAGACTTCCGACGCGCTGGAACGCGCATCGACGGTCCGGCATGCTCTGTTGGACAAGACGGGAACTTTGACCTCGGGAAAGACCGAACTTGTGGCCTCAAAGTTTGCGCGGGATTTGACTCCGTGTGAACAGGACAAGTTGATGGCGCAGGTTGCCGTGCTTGAGTCTTATTCGACGCATCCGGTGGGGCAGGCGCTGAAGCGGATTGAGTCGCCAGACTTTGACGTCAGCGACGTAGTGGTTCATGCTCAGGGAATTTCCGGCTCCGTTGCGGGCGACAGACTCGCAGTGGGTTCGAGGAGATTTCTGCGCGACATGGAATGTCTCGATGGCGCCTTGTCGGCGGATTGCGACGGGAATGTGTTCGTGGCGCGCAACGGAAAGATCGTCGCGTGTCTTTTAGTGGCCGATCCGATCAGCAAAGACGCGCAGCACGCAGTCGATGCATTGCGCAAACGAAAGATAGCGGTTGAACTTCTGAGTGGCGATCGCGCGGCGGAAGTGGCGCGGGTGGCCGGAGCTCTGGGAATAGTATCGGCTCGCGGAGACGTGACACCGGAAGATAAGCTCGCCAGAGTTGCGGAACTCGAAGCCAGCGGCACACACACGGCGATGTTCGGCGACGGAGTGAATGACGCGGCGGCGCTGTCGCGGGCGACGGTGGGAGTGTCGGCGGCGGAAGCGGCAGACATAGCGCGAAGTGCCGCGGACGTGTTTGTTTCTCGGCGCGGTCCGATCGCATTTGCTGAATTGGTATCTCTTTCGACGAACACGATGCGGACAATCCGCCGCAACGTGGTGATCGCGATCTGTTACAATGCAATTGGCGCGGGGCTGGCGATGGCGGGCTTGGTTTCACCTTTGCTTGCGGCGCTCTTGATGCCCGCGTCTTCGATTACTGTCCTGACACTTGCCGTTCGAGGCTCGAAGCCATGA
- a CDS encoding cbb3-type cytochrome c oxidase subunit 3 produces MLRDILTNANHGIWPIVSLIIMFVAFAAVLIWTLSGRKNRFEEESNIPLHDEDDEQLNHSHSTRGTSS; encoded by the coding sequence ATGCTTCGCGATATTCTAACCAACGCAAACCACGGCATTTGGCCGATCGTCTCCCTGATCATCATGTTCGTCGCGTTTGCGGCGGTGCTGATCTGGACACTTTCGGGAAGGAAGAATCGTTTTGAAGAGGAAAGCAACATTCCGCTTCATGACGAAGATGACGAGCAACTAAATCATTCGCATTCCA